One Clupea harengus chromosome 12, Ch_v2.0.2, whole genome shotgun sequence DNA segment encodes these proteins:
- the LOC122133321 gene encoding transcriptional and immune response regulator-like: protein MSCSFENIHCVSPSINGYKFDTANRKKAVANIFENVNQDVLLKLFVRSGDIKAMERVRSIFGFYQDPEGTAKALMALQEERKFFHITGLTRQSMKFH from the coding sequence ATGTCTTGCTCTTTTGAGAACATCCATTGTGTCAGTCCTTCCATCAATGGATACAAATTTGACACTGCCAATCGCAAGAAAGCGGTGGCCAACATATTCGAAAATGTCAACCAAGATGTCCTGCTCAAACTTTTTGTGAGGTCCGGGGACATCAAagcgatggagagagtgaggagcaTCTTCGGCTTCTACCAAGACCCCGAGGGAACAGCTAAAGCGCTGATGGCGCTTCAAGAGGAAAGGAAGTTCTTCCATATCACAGGGCTGACTAGGCAGTCCATGAAGTTTCATTGA
- the LOC105910714 gene encoding zinc metalloproteinase-disintegrin-like crotastatin, which produces MRGTLVLCGMLTITAYLHTSEGWLLEQMANRRDYEVVRPIRLHRRYSRDTELFRPDEVKYIIKLNGKDIEMYLQQNRELISNDYSETHYNSRGTRVSTSYTQDKSQCYYLGKIVGDSQSAVSMSTCSGLSGFIRTAGKEYVIEPLAGTDTGDHAVFKYSNLRQVPLHCGVNNVSIHHALPSFAVRERSRTTSPLDIQKYIKMYLVADHSEYLMMQQDTNKTRRRMFEIINFVNMVYRPLGTAIVLVGLDIWKDGDKIPVEKDPRSTLDSFTKWRNEVLMKGTHDNAQLVTAVEFNEGVIGRAFEEGMCTDFSTGVEQDHNASPFPTAATLAHELGHNLGMDHDKGSHCSCAEAPCIMSSHLGDSAPRHFSSCSVANYTSFLEKKGVMACLTANPFNETVIPVCGNGILEKGERCDCGLPEECTDPCCDALRCDLAEGAQCDKGECCKDCKFIRFTKQCRAQAGQCDLPEYCMGSSADCPEDTFLQDGSPCSNNTGYCFNGRCPNRVEQCKAEWGNDTQEAEDHCYHVNSTKDAMCEMLLCSSGNGDQNSTSNHTCTDAISTHNSSDHIQVLNGTKCGEEKVCMSKTCVELGAAYVVGHCREDCMGHKVCNNKLECQCEAGWIPPQCDQNHQNLTKSHPTGLQKGAVIAIVIIIGGTVGTLVLLVLVKTVLFCRNHKKGISQPRHSPNSPEAGLDSVGFYRERVNVYAINVDPPFQTPPDQSHPSA; this is translated from the exons ATGAGAGGAACACTCGTCTTATGTGGAATGCTCACCATAACTGCCTACCTTCACACCTCGG AGGGATGGCTGCTTGAACAGATGGCAAACAGGCGGGACTACGAGGTGGTGCGCCCGATAAGACTCCATCGTCGgtacagcagagacacagag CTTTTCAGACCAGACGAAGTGAAGTATATAATTAAATTGAATGGGAAGGACATAGAGATGTACTTGCAGCAGAACAG AGAGCTGATAAGCAACGACTATAGCGAGACGCACTACAACAGCAGGGGAACAAGGGTGTCAACGTCCTACACTCAGGATAAG AGTCAGTGCTATTACCTTGGGAAGATTGTTGGCGACAGCCAATCAGCCGTCTCCATGAGCACCTGCTCCGGCCTCAG TGGATTCATCAGGACTGCAGGGAAAGAGTATGTAATTGAGCCGTTGGCGGGGACTGACACCGGGGACCACGCAGTGTTTAAGTACAGTAACCTGCGTCAGGTTCCATTGCACTGCGGCGTCAACAACGTGAGCATACACCATGCGCTTCCATCTTTTGCCGTGAGAGAGCGCTCCCGAACCACA TCTCCTTTGGATATACAGAAATACATTAAGATGTACCTGGTAGCGGACCACAGCGAG TACCTTATGATGCAGCAAGACACTAACAAAACCAGGAGGAGGATGTTTGAGATAATTAATTTTGTTAACATG GTCTACAGACCCCTAGGGACTGCAATTGTCCTTGTGGGACTGGATATATGGAAAGATGGTGACAAAATCCCTGTTGAGAAAGACCCTCGTTCGACTTTGGATAGTTTTACAAAATGGAGAAACGAGGTCCTCATGAAAGGAACACATGACAATGCTCAGCTGGTAAC GGCAGTTGAGTTTAATGAAGGAGTTATTGGCAGAGCCTTTGAAGAAGGAATGTGCACAGACTTCTCCACTGGAGTAGAGCAG GATCACAACGCGAGTCCCTTCCCCACCGCGGCGACGCTGGCTCACGAGCTGGGGCACAATCTGGGGATGGACCACGACAAGGGCAGCCACTGCTCCTGTGCGGAGGCTCCGTGCATCATGTCCAGCCACCTGGG TGACTCAGCTCCGAGACATTTCAGCAGCTGCAGTGTGGCGAATTACACCTCCTTCCTGGAAAAGAAAGGTGTCATGGCCTGCCTCACTGCCAACCCTTTTAACGAAACAGTGATCCCAGTATGTGGGAATGGCATTCTGGAAAAAGGAGAACGCTGTGACTGTGGCCTTCCAGAG GAGTGCACAGACCCATGCTGTGATGCTCTGCGCTGTGATTTAGCTGAAGGAGCTCAGTGCGACAAAGGGGAGTGTTGCAAGGATTGCAAG TTCATCCGGTTCACCAAACAGTGCAGGGCCCAGGCAGGCCAGTGTGACCTTCCAGAGTACTGCATGGGCTCCTCAGCTGACTGCCCAGAGGACACTTTCCTGCAGGACGGCAGCCCCTGTTCAAACAACACAGGCTACTGCTTCAACGGCCGCTGCCCTAATAGGGTAGAGCAGTGCAAGGCAGAGTGGGGAAATG ATACACAGGAGGCTGAGGATCACTGTTATCATGTCAACTCTACAAA GGATGCAATGTGTGAAATGTTGCTGTGCAGCAGTGGAAACGGCGATCAGAACAGCACAtccaatcacacatgcacagacgcCATCTCAACTCACAACAGCTCAGATCACATCCAGGTTCTAAATGGCACCAAGTGTGGTGAAGAGAAG GTTTGCATGAGTAAGACGTGTGTGGAGCTGGGAGCGGCGTATGTAGTGGGTCATTGCAGAGAGGACTGTATGGGGCATAAG GTGTGCAACAATAAATTGGAGTGTCAGTGTGAAGCAGGCTGGATCCCTCCTCAGTGTGACCAGAATCATCAGAATTTAACCAAAA GTCACCCGACAGGACTCCAAAAAG GGGCAGTCATTGCTATTGTGATCATCATAGGGGGGACTGTTGGGACGTTGGTGCTGCTGGTATTGGTCAAAACTGTGTTGTTCTGCAGGAATCATAAAAAGGGAATCAGCCAACCCAG aCACTCTCCAAATAGCCCAGAGGCGGGGTTGGACAGCGTTGGCTTCTACAGGGAGCGAGTAAATGTCTACGCAATTAATGTAGATCCCCCCTTTCAG ACACCACCAGATCAATCGCACCCTTCTGCTTGA